ACAATCACCGTACCACCCGAAACCTTAGCAATTATGTAACACACTTTGTACCAGTCTGTTGAACTTTTTGTAGGAACATCACACGTTGTAGCACTTGATAATAAAGAGAAAACATTGTATTTCTCTTTACTATCAAGTGCTACACTTTCTTTGAAAACAATTTGCAGTGGCAGATACCACCTTGACAACGACAAAACAGGAGCGCTTCAAGCAAGTTGCATCGTTACGCTGAATATAAGCGGCATAAATCAATAGGCTAGTCAATAGGTATTATTCATCGCTGTTGAGTGCTGACGACTTCTAATACGTATCGTCGTATTCTTGTGCTTCAACTCGTCTTTCAGTACGAGGAGGCAGAAACTCAGGGCGACGTACAGGAGCCAGCGGTGGAGTGGGACCGTTATAGGGATGAATAACTTGTACAGTACGACTAGGACGGTCTTTTGGTGAGAACAAAGCCAAGACCCCAGCTACCACAATGCCACCGCCTACTGTCAGACTCATGCCTCCCACTGCCCAGACTATGGGAGAAGACAACCAGCGATTTTGCGACTGCTGCTGCAACTGAGCCGCATTTTGGTTCTGCTGCTGATTTAATTGGACTTGGTAGTTGTAAACTTGTTGGAGTTGAGACTGCAGTTGTTGGACTTGAGTTTTGAGACCATTGTTTTCGTTCTTGAGTCCCTCATTTTCCATTTTGAGCCGTTCCATTTGCACGCGCTCTTCAGTATTTGGACTAACTGGCGCTGGATTAGGATAAGGCTGCCCAGAATAAGTCACACTTGGCGGCATCACTGCTGGAGGCGCAACTACAGGACTTGGTATTTGTGAGGAAACATTGTAGTTAGGTAGGGGAGTCCCTCCTGCCCCCTTTAGCAACAGGAGAGCCGCCAGTCCAGCTACGGCAACTCCGCCGATAAATGCCATGCTCTCACTCATAGCCCTTTCCCCTAAACTGCAACGAAACTACAATCATTGATACCTGACACTCTCTCACACTCATAAAATTTATGCCCTACTTGATTTCACATAATACCTAAAGCTTTAGTCGCGGTATAAAGTAGTTTTTTACCGCCAGATTTCTGCTTTATATATTCAAGACGATATTGGTTAAATTGTCTACTAAGTAAAGGTGAGAAAAATCTCCTGTTACCTTTTTTAATCTCCCTTCCTTGACTTATGAAGATAAGTAATTAAGCCTATTTCAAGATGTAGTCATCGCTGCTTTAAGACTTTGACAAAATTCGGAGATGGCATTGAGTCCCTGTTGTGGTGTGCCTTCTGCCAAACGTTTTACAAAAGCACTGCTTACTATAACTGCATTATCTCCCCAAGCTCGTACCTGACGAGCTTGTTCTGGTTGGGAAATACCAAAGCCTACACCTATTGGCTTAACAGTAATACCACGTATCTGTTTAGGTAAATCTGACACTCGCGGTTCCATTTGCGTTCATCGCATTCCTGTGACACCCGTGACGCTGACCAAATAAATAAGTCCTTGGGAAGAGCGAGCAATTGCTTCTATCCGTTCGGATGAGAAATAGCTGTCATTAGTCACTAGTCCTTTGTCAATAGTCACTATAACTAAAGACAAAGGACAAATGACAAATTTACACCTGAGATTGTTCTTGTTGTTCTATCTCGCCTTGAATCTTCGCGAGTTCTTCGGGTGTGAGTTCTTCCAAACGCTTTTGGAAATAGGCTTCTTCATATTGTTCCCGTTGTTTGTGGTAGGTCATTTTTTTTCCCACCGCACGGAAAGCATAGGTCAGCAACCAGCCAATCAACCCAACAAATAATAAGACTTGGCTCCAAGTACCAGCTTCCAAGCTATCTATGCCTACTAGTCGTAGTAAGACATATGCCAAGCCACCTGCAACAAAAATGCCCAAGCCAATTCCGATAGCGTCTATGCGTCGCATGAGAGTTATGACCTACCAATTTTGTTAAACTTCAATTTGGCGCCGTCGGGGTCGCAAGTTGACAAACGGCGATAGGAGCAACAAACCAGGGAAGAAGAAGAATACTAAAAAGTACATAAAGCCACGTTCCACAGAGCTAGCCACATACCAGCGTAGGTTTAAGTAAAGCAGGACAGCTGCTGGTACTACAAGAAGATAAGCTCCAGCCAAAATCAGATACAGTAGGGCTACAATCATAGGTTCTTAGTTCTCAGTCAAAAAGACCTGTTGGTGCATTTGTTTCTCATGATAGGCTGAATGCCTGGATACTTGGAAGCATTGCCGTCCTTATTCAAGAATGAAGATTGAAAAAATTGCTGACACACCTTTTGTTTTGTGATCCATTTTCCAAATAGAATGCTATAATCATCAATCAGTGCCGTAAAGCATACGAGATAAGTAGTTGAGTCAGCATCTGCAGGGAGTGCGACATGAAAATGTAAGACGCAAGTCAAGGAAGCATAAAAGCGCAGTCTTAACTCAAGAATCTCAAGTTTTATGGCGTAAATAGCGTCAAATTGGACAAAAAACACATTTGATGCTGGAATAGATGAGGAGGATATTTGCTGCCTCCACAAAACAAGTAACTCCCAAAAATATCAGGGGGGTGTGGCGGAATGGTAGACGCTACGGACTTAGGAAACTGAGCCTTGATGGAGAAATCCACCAAGTGACCGCTCTCAAATTCAGGGAAACCTAAATCTGGTAACAGACATGGCAATCCTGAGCCAAGCCGATGAAAGTGCTAAGTACTGAGTCATGAGTGTGAAGTCAATTCAAAACTCACAACTCACATCGGAAGGTGCAGAGGCCCGACGGGAGCTACCCTAACGTAAAGTCGAGGGTAAAGGGAGGGTCCAATTCTCAAAGCCTTGCTAGGTGGTTTGACCTGATAGGCAACAGTGAAAGCTGTGGGAGAATGAAAATCCGTTGACCGTAAAAGGTCGTGAGGGTTCAAGTCCCTCCACCCCCACTTGGAAAATTCACGCATTCAATCAGAATTCAACAAAGAATGCAAGATTGAAAAAAGACGGTGCATGCTGCTCAAAATTCAGGACTAAAAGAGGCGTTCGTCGAGCCAAGCTAAGCCAGCACCACCAGTTTCAGCTAGAATGCTGACCAGACGATACAGACCCGTCGCGCTAATGATGACCGCAGGAGGAAAGTGCTGCTGTAAGAGTGCGATCGCAGTTGCTTCAAAGACGCCTAAGCCACCAGGTGCTATTGGAACCACCAACCCTAGCAACCACGCGAAACTAAAACCACCAAGCAATAAAGGAATTTGACTTAAGTTTAAAGGACTTAAGGCAAACAAAGTTAATATAAAGCCTGTACCGCGCAGTGCCAAAAAGCCTAATTCTCCTAGCAAAGGTCGCAGGGGATATTTTTCAAGACTCAAGGGAACTGGTTGCAGGGTGTTGGAAGCAGACTTTTTTGCCTTCATGCGCTGCAACAGGCGAGTTGCTTTATTCAAAAACCTAGGATGTAAAACACAAAGTACTCCTAATAAACCCACTAGTTGTGCTATGAATAGAGTAAGAGCGGTTTTTGCGGTTATAAATTGGCTGCCGAGTAGGACAATAATTAAAGCAGCT
The sequence above is a segment of the Mastigocladopsis repens PCC 10914 genome. Coding sequences within it:
- a CDS encoding lysylphosphatidylglycerol synthase domain-containing protein, translated to MMKQILRWLILGGTLFFLAKALKDNWQEVATIHIDAVGWAILLIATGITLLAHTWAGWVWVWVLQELNQPVCSSEFIQVYLKTNIAKYLPGNIWHYYGRIMAAKNANVSPGAATLSVLLEPLLMAAAALIIVLLGSQFITAKTALTLFIAQLVGLLGVLCVLHPRFLNKATRLLQRMKAKKSASNTLQPVPLSLEKYPLRPLLGELGFLALRGTGFILTLFALSPLNLSQIPLLLGGFSFAWLLGLVVPIAPGGLGVFEATAIALLQQHFPPAVIISATGLYRLVSILAETGGAGLAWLDERLF
- the ndhL gene encoding NAD(P)H-quinone oxidoreductase subunit L; translation: MIVALLYLILAGAYLLVVPAAVLLYLNLRWYVASSVERGFMYFLVFFFFPGLLLLSPFVNLRPRRRQIEV
- a CDS encoding DUF3007 family protein, coding for MRRIDAIGIGLGIFVAGGLAYVLLRLVGIDSLEAGTWSQVLLFVGLIGWLLTYAFRAVGKKMTYHKQREQYEEAYFQKRLEELTPEELAKIQGEIEQQEQSQV